One window of the Triticum dicoccoides isolate Atlit2015 ecotype Zavitan chromosome 3B, WEW_v2.0, whole genome shotgun sequence genome contains the following:
- the LOC119282061 gene encoding chitinase CLP-like translates to MSQQRRRSAAAAALLALAVLLGTSPPDAAAQPTAWRPLVARVNKDASTSLYTIAIKDGGGPLLLDLAGPMLWVANCPCTHWAIGCGGSDCNGIRNMFTPDVCDSAEWPVQGQDPCIITALPYNPVDGRCVAAQATTISIAANTTDGKNPLFPVTFPVVGSCAPGEFLTSLPAGVAGVAGLARLLNSLPLQVAQWYRLKQEFALCLPRAGDGVAVFGGGPFQLLAAPTVEVADSLRKNPLPFLFNPKNRAYYFTITGIAVNQQRVPTPSGAFDMERRGQGGAAFSTVTPYTALRWDIYWPLRNAFDAATSGIARAEKVAPFDMCYQASELAMTSVGYAVANIDLMLDGGQNWTLPGASSLVQVNDQTVCFAFVQTDSSVPAHAESPAVILGGHQLENNLLIFDLDKDTFAFSGLLLGIGTTCSNFDFSMGSS, encoded by the coding sequence ATGTCGCAGCAGCGCCGCCGCAGCGCGGCAGCCGCTGCGCTGCTGGCGCTGGCGGTGCTGCTGGGGACGTCGCCGCCGGACGCAGCGGCTCAGCCTACGGCCTGGCGGCCCCTCGTGGCGCGCGTCAACAAGGACGCCTCCACCTCCCTCTACACCATCGCCATCAAGGACGGAGGGGGGCCGCTCCTCCTCGACCTCGCCGGCCCAATGCTCTGGGTCGCCAACTGCCCCTGCACGCACTGGGCCATCGGGTGCGGCGGCAGCGACTGCAATGGCATCCGCAATATGTTCACCCCGGATGTCTGCGATAGTGCGGAATGGCCGGTGCAGGGGCAGGACCCGTGCATCATCACCGCCTTGCCGTACAACCCGGTCGACGGGCGCTGCGTCGCCGCCCAAGCCACCACCATCTCGATCGCCGCCAACACCACGGACGGCAAGAACCCACTCTTCCCGGTCACCTTCCCCGTCGTCGGGTCCTGCGCGCCGGGGGAGTTCTTGACCTCGCTCCCGGCGGGCGTGGCCGGCGTCGCGGGGCTTGCGAGGCTGCTTAACTCTCTGCCGTTGCAGGTCGCCCAGTGGTACCGCCTGAAGCAAGAGTTCGCGCTGTGCCTGCCCAGGGCCGGGGACGGCGTGGCCGTCTTCGGCGGCGGCCCGTTCCAGCTCCTGGCCGCGCCAACCGTGGAGGTCGCCGATAGCCTCCGCAAGAACCCTCTCCCGTTCCTCTTCAACCCCAAAAACCGCGCCTACTACTTTACCATCACCGGCATCGCCGTGAACCAGCAGCGCGTGCCCACGCCGTCCGGCGCCTTCGACATGGAAAGGAGAGGCCAAGGCGGCGCCGCCTTCAGCACCGTCACGCCCTACACCGCGCTCCGCTGGGACATCTACTGGCCGCTCCGAAACGCGTTCGACGCGGCCACGAGCGGCATCGCGCGCGCGGAGAAGGTGGCGCCGTTCGACATGTGCTACCAGGCGTCGGAGCTCGCAATGACCAGCGTGGGCTATGCCGTGGCCAACATCGACCTGATGCTGGACGGAGGGCAGAACTGGACACTGCCCGGCGCCAGTTCGCTCGTGCAGGTGAACGACCAGACGGTGTGCTTCGCGTTCGTTCAGACGGATTCGTCGGTGCCGGCACATGCTGAGTCGCCGGCGGTGATCCTCGGGGGGCACCAGTTGGAGAACAACCTGCTGATATTCGATCTGGACAAGGACACGTTCGCGTTCAGTGGGCTGCTCCTCGGCATCGGCACTACCTGCAGCAACTTCGACTTCAGCATGGGGAGTTCTTAG